A window of Primulina tabacum isolate GXHZ01 chromosome 4, ASM2559414v2, whole genome shotgun sequence contains these coding sequences:
- the LOC142543486 gene encoding putative LRR receptor-like serine/threonine-protein kinase At1g14390, which produces MEHQWMLPTIIFLVAFPFSMAQLASSETRFLFQIQRFLEYPPALEQWNKWTNFCTLPPNPSLTLVCSSNHISELTIVGNKSFAVSEQTLSDKFSLESFFTVLTKLSSLQKLSLVSLGLWGQLPAKISRFRSLEVLDISSNFIYGDIPPSISSYLSLKSLVLSNNLLNGSVPDLSALSVLEELDLSSNFLGPEFPSLGNDLVSVLIGNNSLKSEIPQDFNKMNRLQVLDLSSNNLIRSTPSFLFSMPSIQYISLAKNQLSGVLAADVSCNIKLGYVDISNNLLTGKLPSCLASNVGNRTLITLWNCLSNTTSGYQRPTSFCQKDDALAVHPSARIQKEQPVMKLGTVVGIIGGIVAILGVLGFLFLAIMKRAQRKRGCEYKYDDVVIQKTYGPGSSIARNIPQTGQMASPGLPPYHVFTLEEIKDATNNFDTNNLVGEGSQGQIYKGRLRDGSSILVKCIKLKQKYSPKALQHHMEVVSKLRHSHLVSVLGHGIATYPDHPNTTNTVYIFLENIAKGSLRDHLTDWRKREVLKWPQRMAITMGIARGIQYLHTGGVQGNNLKIENILLDESLTPKISSYKIALPSKVGAENSLDSKDTSNHSEDPEKEDIYRLGVILTGVITGRPIQSKSESDDLKYQIERILSESPSKLRDLVDPSMCGTSAYESLKTVAQITVNCLCKDPIGRPTVEDVLWHLQYSVQVQEGWTNSGNLSGNISGNLDTKL; this is translated from the exons ATGGAACATCAATGGATGTTGCCAACCATCATTTTCCTGGTAGCTTTCCCATTTTCAATGGCACAATTAGCTTCATCTGAAACCAGATTTCTATTCCAAATTCAACGGTTTCTTGAATATCCACCAGCCCTTGAACAATGGAACAAATGGACAAACTTTTGTACGTTGCCACCAAATCCTTCTCTTACACTTGTCTGTTCAAGTAATCACATCAGTGAACTAACCATTGTAGGGAACAAAAGCTTTGCAGTTTCTGAGCAGACTCTTTCTGATAAGTTCTCACTTGAATCATTCTTCACTGTCTTGACCAAGCTTTCAAGTTTGCAGAAGCTGTCATTGGTTTCTTTAGGATTATGGGGTCAGTTACCCGCGAAAATCAGCCGGTTTCGATCCCTTGAAGTACTGGATATTAGCTCAAACTTcatatatggtgacatccctcCATCAATATCAAGTTACCTGAGTTTAAAAAGTCTTGTGTTGAGTAATAATTTGCTCAATGGGAGTGTTCCAGATCTAAGTGCTCTATCAGTGCTTGAAGAGCTGGACTTGAGTAGCAATTTTTTGGGGCCTGAATTTCCATCTTTAGGCAACGATCTTGTATCTGTTCTTATTGGGAACAATTCTTTGAAATCTGAAATTCCACAAGATTTCAACAAAATGAATAGGCTTCAAGTTCTTGATTTGTCATCCAATAACCTCATTAGATCAACCCCTTCATTCTTGTTTTCCATGCCATCAATTCAGTACATTAGTCTGGCTAAAAATCAGTTAAGTGGGGTACTTGCCGCAGATGTTTCATGCAACATCAAACTTGGTTATGTGGACATTTCAAATAACCTATTAACTGGGAAATTACCTTCTTGTCTAGCATCAAATGTCGGAAACAGGACATTAATTACTCTGTGGAATTGTCTGTCAAACACCACCTCGGGGTATCAGAGACCTACTTCTTTCTGCCAAAAAGATGATGCACTAGCTGTTCATCCTTCGGCAAGAATCCAGAAGGAGCAACCGGTGATGAAACTGGGTACTGTAGTTGGTATCATTGGGGGCATTGTTGCAATCTTAGGCGTCTTGGGGTTCTTGTTTTTGGCAATCATGAAAAGGGCACAAAGAAAAAGAGGCTGTGAGTACAAATATGATGATGTTGTGATCCAGAAAACTTATGGTCCCGGATCCTCGATCGCAAG AAATATACCGCAGACAGGTCAAATGGCATCGCCGGGACTGCCACCATATCATGTGTTCACGTTAGAGGAAATTAAGGATGCAACCAACAATTTCGATACAAATAATCTCGTGGGAGAAGGATCACAGGGTCAG ATATACAAAGGTAGACTCAGAGATGGATCATCAATCTTAGTGAAGTGTATCAAGCTAAAACAGAAGTATTCACCAAAAGCTCTGCAGCACCACATGGAAGTTGTATCGAAGCTGAGGCACAGCCATTTAGTCAGCGTTCTCGGGCACGGCATTGCCACGTACCCAGACCATCCAAACACGACCAATACAGTGTATATCTTCCTCGAAAATATAGCCAAGGGGTCGTTGAGGGATCACCTAACTG ATTGGAGAAAAAGGGAAGTTCTGAAATGGCCACAGAGAATGGCAATCACTATGGGCATTGCCAGGGGTATTCAATACCTGCATACAGGAGGAGTTCAAGGAAACAACctgaaaatcgaaaatatactgttAGATGAGAGTCTCACTCCTAAAATAAGCAGCTATAAAATAGCACTTCCATCTAAG GTTGGTGCAGAAAACTCACTTGATAGCAAGGACACCTCAAATCA CAGTGAAGATCCAGAGAAGGAAGACATTTATCGACTGGGAGTTATCCTAACCGGAGTTATCACTGGTAGACCAATACAATCTAAGAGTGAATCCGATGACCTTAAGTATCAG ATAGAGAGGATCTTGTCAGAATCACCATCGAAACTACGAGACTTAGTCGACCCCTCTATGTGTGGAACTTCTGCATATGAATCCTTGAAAACGGTTGCACAGATCACTGTAAACTGCCTATGCAAAGATCCAATAGGGCGACCTACGGTTGAAGACGTACTTTGGCATCTGCAGTATTCAGTTCAAGTTCAAGAGGGTTGGACAAACAGTGGAAACCTCAGTGGAAATATTAGTGGAAACCTTGATACAAAGTTGTAA